ATCTATAATGAAAAGCTTCTGACATCTAAGGTTTCCCACTATGCACAAATTCAATAAGGGGGAAATATACAACTTAGTAGATTTTAAAGTCTGCATTTATTCATAACCTGAAATAAGTTATGGCTCTGCaaaattttaaaatagaatGGGAAGAGGTAACTTTCATACGATAGGCAGACTTCAACTAACGTTTTATAATTACTACTTTGAAAATGAACATGCATTCTAATGACCATaaataagatgtttgtgaacgATTCACTAATAAAGATTTTAATGATGAAGGCGAGTGATCTGTTAATTTTCGTTACGCTTAGACGAACAGATGTTCTTTAAAGTGAATTTCTTACTACTCGGCATATAAAGATGTAGCAGGCAACCAAAATATGTGCTCATTGGTTTCTAACTAAAAATTTCGAAACACTTATATTACTCTTTTGTTAACGTTCAAgcaaattttataaaattttcagAAGTGATGTAAAAATGATGTTTCAGGAACATATCGTTGTAGCTAAAATCGTTCACGCTGACTGATCAATCTACCTAAGTTACGCTCCTCTGACTAGTGATGTTCTTTGTAAATCGATTAGTTACTGAACAATTTCCCTTTAAAGGATAACCTTCTTGATACTTCTTTTGAAGGCTTACTAACAGATGACTTTTGAAATATGGAGAGGAGAACATCGGACTCTAAAATCAACTGTCGTGAAACAAACACTGTATTGCACTTGATGAAAGAATAATCTACAAATCATCCACGGAGAGATATACTGAAAATTACTATTGAAGGGTATTCATTTTCGCTTATCACTGTTCTGACTATGTAATTATAGCGATGATTGTTTCCTTAGAGGTCGTTCTAGCAATTAGTTAACATGGCACTTACTACAAATTATAAGAAATCACCAATCCATCATAGTTGAGCTAGATCAGTATGCCTAATATGGAATGAAGTCATCGTGCTTACTAATAATTAACAGATTCATATTAGTATTGAATGACATATTCAATCATATTTACATTCCAGCATCAGAAGACGGTAAAAAAGGTTCGTACTGagtagtattatatatatagtatatttTTATAGATATTCCAGTTTAATTTAGATTTGGTTTATTATGACATAATTGTCGACTTAAAATTACACTTATTGAAAGGTTCCCTATGTTGTGGTAAGTTGGTCATTCTTTGCAGTTATTTATAAGTTATTAGTGATTTTCTAACGACTAACTTAGTTTCATTAGGATAAATCAGGATGTATATTACTCTGGTAAGTGTAAATATCACCCGTAGAAAGAAAACACCGATTTAAAAAGTTCATAAAACGGAGTATTCTGCAGAAAGTATACCAGTTATGTGGAAAAGTATAGTTTGCTATCCTGTTATCAAGACTAAGAGAAATATCGTACTACGAATACACGTCTTAGTAACTGGCGTGAACAGTATCTTGTAACGTGAAGCTGTCATGTGTATTCGATTATAAAACATGGAACTTCGACAGATTCCGTCAATTCCGACTAGTTGATATTTATCGAATAATCGGTTAGTGAAAGTGTTGAAGTGAATACAATTGTCCACTTGAGAGTTATTGTCAATATCTAATTTTCGTAAAGAACAAGATACCTCTTCATATGTTTTgataattgatatttatttgaaaaataaagtGTTTCCAAAAACTGTCTGTAAAACGTAGCTGCCGTCGAATCACATGAAGCAGCTATTCATAGAGCagtcataataaatatattgcTCTTTCTCCTGAAAGTAAACCTACATAACCAGTTCTAAACGCTTTCCTCGGATTAACGGAACGCTTGGTGACACAATTACACAGTATTTTGAATCCATCGCTTCCAATCGCCTACTATACGTCTCACTATTCAAAATTATTGATGGTCACTAGATTTAGCATGTTATTTTGCAACAAACCATTCCttaattttcaattatttaaggTCTGTTTGTTTCAAAGTATATTGAAGGGAGAGTTCGTTTTATCTTATTGTTCTATGACTGTAGATTATTGATTATCCTTTATTGTTCTCTACTTTAGAGAAAGATGGTTGTCCAAGTATGTCGACCAAATTTGTTCGAGGAacattttatttgcaatttcAAGTGGTTAAGTTCTTTAGAAACCATAAGTCATCGGtgacaatcatatatatatatatatatattcaccttGAATTTTTCGACTGATAAGCAACTAACAGCTTAATTGAATTACAATTTCATAAAATGAACGAATTGTCATTCACTACGTTGTAAAGATAACTGCTTAATTATGGATTTTTACTTGAAGGTCAATCTCATTCCATATAGTTGATATGAACTTCGGCTATTAGTACAATATTTGAGAGTAGAAAACGAGTATTAGGAAGTATCTAGATTCATGCACTTGATAAACCTGCAGTATCGTATTTACGTGATGTCTTATAATGAAAATGAACCGACATTTTATCTGAGTGTTTATCAATTTGTTTCTGTTTAATCACTTAGCTGACCACACATTTTGACAAACATAGAACTGGATGGAAAAATCTATTACTTCTCAGCTTGAAATATTTTGAGAATGCATGTAAACATATAATGATACAAGTGATAACGATTACCTCAATTTAcctcaacataagtagcatacacaacATAATGACACATTACTAATTAAACCCATCTAAAATCTCATAATCGTTTGTTTATGTACATTATCATCTCAGTTCCAAGTAAGTCTAGTCTTACTTCAAAACTGTTTATAATGATGACTGCACTATGAAAAttagaataatatgaaaatgACTGAGTATTTGTGATTTTACCTCTGTAATTGTCGGATATCTCTCATTCGCTTTCCGCTATCTTAAGAATTGAAAGGATACACTGACTATCTTTTGGGTCCATGACAATCATTCTGCCTGAAATATAGTAGATGGTTGATCAGAGCAGTTTCACTATTTATGTGTTAATCTAACACGTTAACATCTACTCTTAATAACAAATTTATAAGTCAGTTACTTGTCAAGCACTACAGTCTCTCGAAAACAGACGAatttcattttctgttctaattAAACAGGCACTCCAGATCTTTTGCTTGGAAATTGTAAGTATATTTGACATCCAATTTCATGATTCCcagtttatcaatctatatCTCTTGTCGTAATAGCTGTTTTACCAAATACAAACGCCGGAATCTTGATGTTGAAATGCCTCTCAACTAGTATTTACGTAAAAGTAATCGCTTAAATATAGTTTGTGTTGTGCAGAGACGTAAATATGAAGCAACTTTGCTTAAGTGACACTGCACACCGATGAAACTGTATCAGCATGCAAGTTTTCCTACAAGGGTGACGATTCAATACGAAACAAAAATAACAGACATTTACAAAAACGACTGACCGAACATTTATGCA
The DNA window shown above is from Schistosoma mansoni, WGS project CABG00000000 data, supercontig 0446, strain Puerto Rico, whole genome shotgun sequence and carries:
- a CDS encoding MEG-2 (ESP15) family, which encodes SNVSIFDIQFQPAPSTNDI
- a CDS encoding XP_018644746.1, producing the protein MVIRMHVHFQSSNYKTLVEVCLSYESYLFPFYFKILQSHNLFQVMNKCRL